Proteins encoded within one genomic window of Saccharopolyspora pogona:
- a CDS encoding Lrp/AsnC family transcriptional regulator — protein sequence MTQPRIVATADELDRRIIAALQLNGRASWSAIARWAGASESTVQRRFNALHARGLLRVVGAIDLNRTDGGTSMLVRIQARPGKGRELAETLAARPEARFLAIVTGAADLIVDFVARDNDEMLRVLFTDLPGADLIAGTENVAVIRTFTTAPLWDSGVLPPAAAQDLRPRTSLPYDRDDWDAPPDALPDLERAVADELERDGRVPMAVLARTLGRSESTVARALDRLISRGNLLFRTLAEPQLLGYDAEFMLWLSVEPGRWEEAGRRLAEHPATKFLAATTGRFNLVGQMVLPRRTDLVRYVNDVIGGLPGLTASDVTLHLATLKRAWTRVDQIR from the coding sequence GTGACGCAACCTCGCATCGTCGCCACGGCCGATGAGCTGGACCGCCGCATCATCGCGGCCCTCCAGCTCAACGGCCGGGCCTCCTGGAGCGCCATCGCGCGGTGGGCGGGTGCCAGCGAGTCGACGGTGCAACGCCGCTTCAACGCCTTGCACGCCCGCGGCCTGCTGCGCGTCGTCGGTGCCATCGACCTCAACCGCACCGACGGCGGAACGTCGATGCTGGTGCGGATCCAGGCGCGGCCCGGCAAGGGGCGGGAGCTCGCCGAGACGCTGGCCGCCCGTCCGGAGGCCAGGTTCCTGGCCATCGTCACCGGCGCCGCCGACCTCATCGTCGACTTCGTCGCCCGCGACAACGACGAGATGCTGCGCGTGCTGTTCACCGACCTGCCCGGTGCCGACCTCATCGCCGGCACCGAGAACGTGGCGGTGATCCGCACCTTCACCACGGCACCGCTGTGGGACAGCGGAGTGCTGCCGCCCGCTGCCGCGCAGGACCTGCGCCCGAGAACCAGCCTGCCGTACGACCGGGACGACTGGGATGCACCGCCGGACGCGCTGCCGGACCTCGAACGCGCCGTCGCCGACGAGTTGGAGCGCGACGGGCGCGTGCCGATGGCTGTCCTCGCCCGCACGCTCGGCCGCAGTGAGTCCACTGTGGCCCGCGCGCTCGACCGCTTGATCTCGCGCGGGAATCTGCTGTTCCGCACGTTGGCCGAGCCGCAGTTGCTCGGCTACGACGCCGAATTCATGCTCTGGCTCTCGGTCGAGCCCGGTCGGTGGGAAGAGGCCGGGCGGCGGCTCGCCGAGCATCCCGCCACCAAGTTCCTCGCCGCGACCACCGGCAGGTTCAACCTCGTCGGCCAGATGGTGCTGCCCCGGAGGACCGACCTGGTCCGCTACGTGAACGACGTGATCGGCGGGCTGCCCGGCCTGACCGCGTCGGACGTGACCCTGCACCTGGCCACGCTCAAACGTGCGTGGACCAGGGTCGACCAGATCCGCTGA
- a CDS encoding polysaccharide deacetylase family protein, which yields MSDSPWQWPEEVWRGHVEAVRAGRPLTPAAWPGGARVAVALSFDSDHETIPLRDGETSPGRLAQGEYGSRIAAPRILDLLARHEIPATFFVPAVSALLHPEEVKSYVDGGHELAVHGWIHERNTLLAKDDETALIARALDVLTELSGTRPVGIRTPSWDFSDTTLDTIRELGFRYDSSLMADDEPYEIIARGEPTGLVEIPVDWIRDDAPYFTMDRYGGARPYTRPRDVLEIWIDEFDEAYRSGGVFQLTLHPHVIGHRSRLVILRELVDHIRGHRDVWFATHAELAEVAHVELGSGR from the coding sequence ATGTCCGATTCACCCTGGCAGTGGCCCGAAGAGGTCTGGCGCGGCCACGTCGAAGCCGTGCGCGCCGGGCGTCCGCTGACCCCGGCCGCCTGGCCCGGTGGGGCGCGCGTCGCCGTGGCCCTGTCGTTCGATTCCGATCACGAGACGATCCCGCTGCGCGACGGCGAGACCAGCCCCGGGCGGCTCGCGCAGGGCGAGTACGGTTCGCGCATTGCCGCCCCGCGGATCCTGGACCTGCTGGCCCGCCACGAGATCCCGGCGACGTTCTTCGTCCCCGCCGTGTCCGCTCTGCTGCACCCGGAGGAAGTCAAGTCCTATGTGGATGGTGGACATGAACTGGCGGTGCACGGCTGGATCCACGAGCGGAACACGCTGCTTGCCAAGGACGACGAGACGGCCCTGATCGCCCGCGCGCTGGACGTGCTGACCGAGCTGTCGGGCACCCGGCCGGTGGGCATCCGGACCCCGTCCTGGGACTTCTCCGACACCACCCTGGACACCATCCGCGAGCTCGGCTTCCGGTACGACTCCTCGCTGATGGCCGACGACGAGCCGTACGAGATCATCGCGCGCGGCGAACCGACCGGTCTGGTGGAGATTCCGGTGGACTGGATCCGCGACGACGCGCCGTACTTCACCATGGACCGCTACGGCGGCGCGCGGCCCTACACCCGGCCGCGCGATGTGCTGGAGATCTGGATCGACGAGTTCGACGAGGCGTACCGGTCCGGTGGCGTCTTCCAGCTGACGCTGCACCCGCACGTCATCGGGCACCGCTCGCGGTTGGTGATCCTCCGCGAGCTCGTCGACCACATCCGCGGGCACCGCGACGTCTGGTTCGCCACCCACGCCGAGCTCGCCGAGGTGGCGCACGTGGAACTGGGGAGCGGCAGATGA